The genomic DNA AAAGCCCCGTCCGGCGGAAGCCAGCGGGGCCATGGGCGCAACTATGCAAAGTAATGATCAGATAGCCTTGGCTGGCCCAGCCGTCAAGGGATGTCCCAATGCTCCGCAAGCCGGGTCAGCGTGGCCAGGATCTGGCCCAGGGTGGATTTGCGGTCCTCGTACCGCCGCTCGGCGATGGTGCTGACCGATAGGTTCTCGATCACCAGCAGGTCCATCAGCGCCCGGCCGTTCAGCCCGATAGCAGCACGCGCGCTGCGGAGATCAACCGTGGCCCTCACCTGCCGTTCCGTGGGGTGACCCTGCATCCAGGGCGGCAGACGGCCACAGGGGACGGTAGGACGGTCCCGAGAGCCCGATGCGGCCTCTGCCTCGGCCAGATACCGTTCGCAGACCTCCAGGTGAGCGCCCGAGATGGTGCCGCGCTCGTGCATCGCCTCGTACTGGACCAGCCGCTTGGCCCGTTGGACCTGCACCTTCGGATCATCGGGATCAGGCCCAGCGGAGACCACCACATCACGAGGGTTCTGCGGAGCCCCCTTCTCCCTCATCCGGATGGCGGGACCGTAGTCCCGAACATCCACCTGCCGCTGATAGCTGACTGATAAAGCTGAGGAACGGTTCGCCATTCCAGCCCTATCCATATCCCGGAAACGCTGTCCAGAACTATCGGCGGGGTTTCGGCTCAAGAGACCAGAACATTGAATTCGCTCGGATTTATGCTGTCCCGTCGGGGCGAAGCACTGTGGGGATTTCCCACAGTGGGGGGGATAGTAGGGATAGAGGGGGTTCTTCACCTCACCCTCTAGAAAGTGTCAAACGAGCATGTTCGTTACGTGTATGAAATTATTCGTCTGACACTTCCTAGGCGTAGAGTACAAATCACAGTTTATCCCCCCTATCCCCCCCATCTGTACGTTAACGAAACATACTAGCTCCCTTGGCTGCTGAACTTCTTCCGGTCGATCCAGTTCTGCTCCCCGTCCCGGTCGTTGTGCGTGCCCTGGCCATAGCGCGCATAGCCGATCACGGTATTGGCGATCTTTTCCAGGCTGCTTTCAACCGTGGTCATCTCGCCGATGCGCAGCCAGGCCGCAGCGCGCGAAGTGATCAGGTCGAGATAGGCTGCGTTGTCGGGGCACCAGACGCTTAGGTACCGATCGATATTATCGAAATCCACGAGCCAGCCGCGTTCCTCCGTGAGGATAAAAGCCCGCAATCCATGGGATCTGGGTTCACCGAAAGTCATATCCGGTCCCGGGGATTTCGTTTCCAGTCCTCCCGGCCATATCCGGTTCCACTCGTCCTGCCACCAGGACGGCTTATCGACTGTTTCAAAACCCTTTCCGGCGCGCCAGCAGGTGACAGTCTCTTCGCTGATCATTTCTGATCCTCCTTGATGATTTCCAGTTTCCATCGCGCCTGCTTTTTCGGAGGCGCCACGTTGTCGATGCGAAATCCGTTCGCCACACGCCCCTTATTCGAGCGCAGCCATTTCCCGAGCTTTTCGCTATCGATTGCGCCACGCTCGCCACCGACGCGGAGCAATGCGGCTCGAAACTCAGGATGCCGGAATTCCATCTTTGGCGGTGAACCTTCCCGCCTCGTTTTAATCCATTCCGGGTCGGTGGCGGTTTGCTGGGATGTTGCGTGCTGAATTACGTTCTCGGTCGAAACCTCCGCTGTCCCGATCACACCTGACCACTGTTCCAGCACCGCGACCAGCCGTTCCAGCCTCGGATCGGCGGCGCGCACCTCCTCGACCGTCTCCACCGGATCGGCCTCTCCCAGCCAGCACAGGGCGTCCCGAACCATGCGGCTCCACTCCACGAAGGAGCCCAGGGGCTTGTTCTTGGGCGGGCGCCCAGCCACGAAATAGGCCCGCAGAATGGTCAGCGCCGCAGCGACGTAGCGCCCCCGGTCTGCCCGGATCAGCGCGATCGGGTCCTGGGCAAATTCCCGGTGCTCCGGCCGCTCCACCCCAGGGTCGATGACGCAGAGCAGGCTGCGCCGGGTCATGTCCCCGCCCAGCACCAGGTTGTTGCCCGTGGCCGCGACAAAGGCGTTGCTGATGAGCTGGGGCGCCTCCGACACGCCCAGGATGCGGCCGCGCACTACCGGCTCGGTCAGCATCTGGTTCAGCAGGTCGCCGTCGAGAACGTGGTTCACGTTGTCGATCGAGATGATCGCGTTGGCCTGCCGCAGCATCGAGACCAGCCGCTTCTCGAACTCCTCGGGCTTGTCCCCCTGCGCGATCACGGGGGCCTTCTGGCCGGTGGCGATCATCGAGGCGATGTTCACCAGCATGGACTTGCCGGAGCCGGCCGTGTGCGCCGAGAAGCCGTGCAGGGGCGCCGTGTCCATCGACCGGCGCGCCACCGCCGTCAGGATGGCCGAGAGCATGACTGAGCGGTGGGACGGCTTCTCGAAGGGGAAGGTCTGGATCAGGTGGATCAGCACCTGCAACGCCGCCTCGGCCTGCTGCGGCGTGGGGCGATCCGGCACCGGGGGGAACGTCTGCCCCCGGAACTCCAGGAGCAGCCCGGTCTTGGCGTCATACCCTTCGGTCGCCAGGATCGACCCGTCCTTGCGGATGGTCGGCGAGGCGATGATCCCCGCCAGCACCGGCAGCCGCCAGCGTCCGACGCGCTGCATGTAGATCCGGGCGATGTCCTTCGGCGCGTCCGCCACTACCCAGTCGTCGGTGCGGCCGTCCCACTTCTCCCAGACCGCCGCCGTGGTCATGGCCTCCACCATGGCCATCTCGCCCAGCGCCATCGCCTCCTGTGCCTCGGTCATCTCGTCCTTGGCCGCGCTGAGGCGTGCGATGCCGGGCCGGACCAGCATGGACCCGCGCTGGTAGAGCCCGAGCCCGGCCTGGATGAGGGCCTGCTCGGCCTGATCCACGATGTGCGACAGGCTCCCCTTCACCACCCGGATCACCGGCATGTTCGCGCGGGTCTCGGCACGCGCCATGTCCTCCGGCTTGGCGCCGCGCTCCCACATCCGCAGCCAGTAGCGATCGTCGCCGGCCTTTGTGCTGCCGGCCCCGTGGGGCCAGCGCAGCAGGATGGTCTTGCACTCCTCGAACTTGAACCCGACCCGCCGGAGCATGGCCATCATGGACATGTCCATGCCGGACCGGCTGGTGTCCTCCAGGCCTTCGGTGTTGCCGTTCCAGCGCGCGGCCACCTTCTTCCGGCGCTTCATCGCCGCGGCCAGCCGGTCCATCAGATCGTCGCCACCCGGCGGTGGCTGGTCCTCGAACACCCCGCCGGGCGGGATGTCGAAGCCCATGTCGATGGTCTCTTCCGGCCGCGTGCCGCCCGCCTTGAAGGCGGGGCCGGCATCCTGGATCACCCACAGGATATCGTCGGTCGGGACCACGCGGATCTCGTTCGTGATCTCGTCCAGCCGCTCGCCGGTCACGGCGAAGTACCGGGCGCGCAGGTAGAGTTCGATCGCTGGCGGGTGCCGGCCAGTGCCGCGCTTGAACTGCCGGCCGTTCTTCGAGGTCGGTCCCAGCGCCGGTTCGATCAGCGGCCAGTCCGCCGTGACGTGCAGGAAGAACGTCTTCACGCCCGTGCCGGACGGGGAGACTTCCGTGTACGAGTTGAAGCGCCGGATCACCTCCCACGCCCATTCCTCGATCCTGCCGGTCTCCTTGTCGCGGCAGCAGTCCAGATCCACCCCACTCAGCGCCAGGTGCGCCATGCCTGGCACCTCCAACGGCGCGAACTCCAGGCCGACGCCGTATGCGGCATAGGGCTTCGGCAGCCGCTCCAGCCGCTCCAGCGCCTGCGCCCGCGTCCCCCAGGTCTGCGGATCGTCCGCCTTCGCCCGCCCCCATTTGACCGGACTGTACGGCGTCTTCGTGGGCTCTTCCTGCCCCTGGCGAAGCTCCTCCTGCCACGCCACCCATTGCGGGTAGATGGATAGCTGTTCGATCGTGACGAACGGCGCGGCCCTCATGCGGCCCCCTGGTTGCTGGTGGTGGTCAGGAGAGCCAGCGCCTCGTCAGCCGAGCGGGCGATGCCGCCCACGGCCCCGAAGCGCCTCATGGTCTCGATGAATGCGATCTGGTGGGCCTCGACGCGGGTCTTCGCGCCCTTGGTCTCCACCGCGGTGAACCGCCCGATGGTCTGGCCGACCATCTCCGGGGTGATCAGCACCGCCTGCACCCCGATCAGGTCGGAGCTGCCCGGCGCGAGGCCGAACTGCACCCGGCGGGCGTTCTGCAGGAGCACCATCCCCGTGGCGCGGTCCTCCTGCACCACCTGTCCGGTCCAGCCGACACCGCAGGTGTTGCGGAACATGCGCACATCCGCCCGCCTGCCGAGCGCCAGCAGCACCCGGGGCATGACATCGTTCTCTCTCAAGGCATCATCCCCCTCTGCGCCTTGGCCTCGGCCTCGGCTCGCAGTTCGCGCTGGACGAAATAGATCCAGCCTGGCTTGTACTGTTTGACGCGCTGGATCAGCCGCAGCTCGTCCAGCGATATCCCCGGCCGCAGCAAATCCCTGGTCGGAGTGTCGCGCATCTCGGCAAGGCGCTCCGGCGTCAGGGCCACCAGCTCGCCGGCAACCTCCTCGACCTCGCGGACCTGCGTCTCGTAGATGTGTCCGCACTCCGGGCATTTCGGCGCCGGCCGGTGCATGGCGAAGCAGTGCGGGCACTGCTTGATGGCGAAGGTGGGCGGCTTGCCCTTCTTCTTCTTGCGCCCGGCAAGGCTCCATTCCCGCGCTTCGTCCGGCATGCCGTGACGCAGGGTGTTGCCGGCATGGTCCAGGATGATGAGGTGGTTCTTGCCGGGAGCGGGGCGCATCCCCCGCCCGATCTGCTGCATGAACAGCCCCACGCTCTGGGTCGGCCGCAGCAGGATCACGCAGGCGACGGCTGGCACGTCCAGGCCCTCGCTGATCAGGTCGCAACTGCACAGCACCTCGACGGCGCCGGTCGCCAGCCCGTTGATCGCGGCGTCCCGCTCCTCGGCCGGGGTCTTCCCGGAGGCGGCGCGTGCTCGGAACCCGGCGGCGCGGAATGCCTCGGCCACCTTCTCGGCATGGTAGACCGAGGCGCAGAACGCCACCGCCGGCCGTCCGGACGCCAGGCGCCGATAGTGCTCGACCGCATCGCCCGTGATGGACGGGCGGTCCATCGCCTCCGCCAGCGCGGCGGCTTCGAAGTCGCCGCCCATGGTCCGGACGCCGGACAGGTCAGGACCACCCTGCTGCGGCGCGTAGACGACCGATGGGCACAGATAACCCTGCTCGATCAGCCACCCGATGCTGGGGCCAGTGACCATCCGCTCGAAGATGCCGCCCGCCTCGACGCCCAGGCCCTTCCCGTCGCCCCGCTCCGGTGTCGCGGTAACGCCCAGCACGAAGGCCTTCGGGTAGGCCTCCAGGATCGTCTTCCACTGGCCGGCGACGGCGTGGTGCGCCTCGTCGGCGATGATCAGGTCGAAGTGCTCCAGGCCCGGCTGCCCGAGCCGTCGCGCCAGCGTCTGGACCGATGCCACCTGCACCGGGTCGTTCGTCATGGGAAAGTCGGGGGAGACGATGCCATGCTGCGGCACCCCTGCCTCGCGCAGCTTCTCGCTGGCCTGCCGGATCAGCTCCTTCCGGTGCGCCAAGATCAGCACGCGCTTGCCACGGGCCGCGGTGGCGGCCGTAGTGTAGGCGAAGATCCGGGTCTTGCCGCCGCCCGTTGCCAACACCGCCAGCACGCGACGGATATCGTTCCGGAACTCGACCTGGATATTCCCGACCATCTCGGACTGGTAGCCGCGGAGGCTGGTCGCCGGCCCGAGGATGGCGCCCGGCGTGATGCGCGGGATCTGGAGGGCGGCGCTCATTCCGCGAGCGCCTTGACCGGACGGCGGGAGTAGGCGCGTCGATGATGGGCCTCGCAGTACGGCCCCCTCCCCGGCACGGCCTCGCCGCAGAACAGGGGCGGCCGCGGGACCGGATCGCTGTCTCCCCACATCGGCCACTGGCAGGTCCGGCATCGCACGGCGGGCTGAGGGTCCGCTGACTGTGCGGCCCCCTCCCCAGGGTGGGGAGGTTCGCCAGAGGTAATGTGCCCCTCAGGCACATTTAGCGCGCCAGCGCGGCGCGCTTTCCACCACTCGCCCCGTGTGATGACCCGGGCGCGATTTGAGGCGGCGGAGGTGTTCCGCGGCCACTTCCACAGTGTGGGATGAGGTGCGGCCTGCATCAGGGGCACCCGAAATTCAGGGGGATCTGAGCCCCGCCGCCATCGCCAGCAGCCGCTGCGCGACCCGGTTTCCGGCGCTGGAGGCCGAGATGAGCCCAGAGGCCAGGGCCTCCAGCATGCGCGCTGCGAGTATCCGCATCGGCGCTCCTCTGTCGTTCAAGGGCTGCTCGTGTCCTGGCCAGGGCCAGTTCCTGCTGCGAGGCGCGGACCATCAGGTCCTTCTCCCGCGCCCGCAGGATCAGTTCCCGCTCGTGCGCGGGCACGACCTTCACCTGGGACCACCAGTAGGACTGGACCCGGCGCTCGGTCAGGCGGTAGCGCCGCGCCACGTCCGGGATGGCCCTCTTGAGGTCCCCCTGGACGGCGCGGGAGGCCATGACCGCTTCCTGGATGATCGCGGTCATCTCCGCCGCGATGGCTTCGGCGGTCGCCCTCATGGACGCGCAACCGCGTGCGAGCGACACGCAACACAACGCGCCCCAGGCGGGGCATTAAGGGTCTCACCGAGACCAAAGGAGATAGCGATGTCGGAGAAGAAGACCCTGACGGCCCAGCAGGCATACGAGGCCCAGGCCACAGCAGTGATGCTGACCATGGCTGCGGTAATCCATGCGATTGAGGAGGCGGGCGCGGTGCGCCCCGGAGCTATTGCGACCCTGCTTCGGACGAAGCAGCCGCATCACCCGGACCCGGCGGCCCAGGACTTCGCGAGGCGTATCGTGACCGCCCTGGCCCACTCCCTGGACCTGTCGTCTTCAACAGGCGGCCAGGCCTGATGCGGACGCGCCAGGGATCGATGGGGCAGACCTCGATGGCATCGGCCAGCAGATCCACCTCGATGTCGGAGAAGTCGATCATCCGAGGTCAGCCGGCGAGCCGGTGCTGGGCTGATCCGACGGGCGAGCTGGCTCGACGTTCGGTCGCCGAGTTGCTTCGCCAGAACCGGAACATATCGGCGGCAGTGACCCTACCTTGGGTCACCCGCTCGATCGCTTCCATATGCTTTGGGCGAGGAAAGCGCAGCCCGCGGGCGTACCGGTTGATGGTACCCTGGGAAACGCCGACGAGGGCCGCGAACGCACTTTCAGTGAGTTTCTCGGCCACGAGAAAGCTCTGGAGGTTCATAACCCCAGGGATATGCCATTTCGGGGTTAATCGTCAACACCGTTTTGGTGTTAGCCAACCCAAATCCTTAGCGGCATAGATTGACCATGAAGACACCGCAAAACACGATCCGCGCCCTAAGACAGGAGCGAGGATGGTCGCAGGCAGCTCTCGCCGAGAAGTTGGGGACATCCCAGTCGCAGGTGGACCGCCTAGAGAAAGGAGACAGGCGCCTGACCGTCGATTGGCTTGAGCGCATCGCACAGGCATTCGGGACAACAACAGAAGCGCTTCTTGGCGGTGCGACCGCATCAGATCGCAACTTATACGCACTCCCGCTCGAAACGGTGCGGCTTCCTGTTCTTATGGGAAAGCCGTCTGGCCGAGCCCGCCCGTTCGGTCATGTACCTTTCTACAGCGCAAGAAACAGTAAGAACGACCCACGACTAATTCGAATTACGGCACATCCGGAGGGAGTTCTTCCACTACAGGGTCCAATACTAATGGTCCCAAATCTCATAGTTATAAGTGCTCTAGACCATTCGTCCCTTCCAGAAAACGATCGGTTCCACTTGGATGACCCTATTTTTGTCGAACTAACGAGACCGCCACAGCGCGATGACTACGGGCTTTTCCAGATCGCTCGCGACGAACAGCCGACCGACGAGTATCTCATCGCGCACTATGGGGAGGCGTATCCGCCCTTTGAAAGCGATGCACCTTACTCGTATGCCGCCCATTCTCGGATCGTCCCCTGGCGAGAAGCGATGGGCTTACCCCCGGGATGGGCATCTTCGCAGGTGATCCGGGACTGATAACCCCATTTTGGCATTGACAGGGTAAACCCATTTTGGCATTCCTGGGGTTGTCCACCCCAGGAGGCCTTCATGCCTACCGCCGCACTAGCTGCCATCCGCAGCATCACGCACCTCGGCGCACCACCGCGATCATCCTCCGCTCCAATCGGCAACCTTAATGCCGGCAGCGCGTCGAACTGCGCCCTGGCAGCCGAGCGTGAGGGGCATGCCAGCGCCCTCGCCATCACCGCCTGGATCGAGGCGACCCGCTGATGGCCCCGACCTTCCCGGCCAGCACGGTCCTGGCCAGCGCCGTCGCCGCCGCCATCGAGGCCGCGCGCCGCGTCACCCCGTCCCAGATCCTGCTCGCGATCGAGATGTTCACCATCGGCGCCCTGGCGGCGGCCGTGTTCGTGGGAGTGCCCCGGTAATGGGTCTGTCCGTCACCCACCCCGCCATCTTCAACGTGCTGCGCCAGGACTTCGGCGCCGTCGCCGCAGCGGTGGCGAAGCTGAACCCTCATGCCGAGGGGGCCGAGAACGTCGCCGCCTCGATGAGCCGGACGGCAGACGGTCTGGAGCGGGACGCGCGGTCCCCTGACTTCATCCGCGCTTCCGCCGGGACCTACGGCTACGTGATCCACGCCTTCATGCAGAGCCCGCGCACGCTGGTTCTGCTGGCGACCATCGACCCAGCGCAGATCGTGCCGGAGATGGTCGAGCAGCCGGAGGATGTCGGCTGATGGGCGCGCCCGCTTCCCGGATCAGCCCGGACCAGGAGATCGACGTGCTGTTCGCCCAGTGGGAGGAAGCCGTCGAGGCCCTGCGAACGCTCACGGAGCGCGCTCAGTTCAACATGTCGGCCACGCAGGAAGAGTTGGATCACGCGATCGGCGCCATCGCTCGCTTCGACGCGATGCAGGACGCGATGGATCTGGGGGATCAGGCCTGATGCGCACCCAGAACCTGCGTGATCGGGGAGGGGTGCGCCCTCCCCCGACCAGCAAGCAGCCCGCCACCGGCAAGCGCGGCGGCCGGGCGAAGAAGATGGCCCAGCCCGTCGCGCCGCCGGTCGAGCCGGCGCTGGACGGCGCGGTGAACCCCGATTTCGCCATGCAGCCCGGCGCTGTGGCGCCTGACGCGCCGCTGTTTCCTGTCCCTCGGTGGGACCCGATCCCGCGTCTCGCGGCGGTAATCCAGGCGGTGGACACGGCAACCGCGCTGCCGGACCTCATGTCCTGCCTGATCGAACTGGACCGGCTGAACGATCCGGACCCGACCCGCGCGCCGTACCCCCTCGAAGAGGACAACGACTGGACGGACCGGTGGGTACTGGCCGAGGCGAAGGTGCTGGAGCGTATCGCCGGGCTGCGCCCCGAGACGGCGGATCAGGCCCAGACGCTGTTCAAGCTGATGGCCGCGCGGATCGAGGACGACGTGATCGAGCGGGCCAACGTGAACCAGTACATCTGGTCCGCGCTGATGACGGCCCACGAGTGCCTGTGGTCGCCGGCCACCGCGGCGGCGGCGGACACCGATCTGATCCGGACATGCCACCTGCATCCCGCCTACATCAAGGCATACAACCTGCACGGCGGCGATCTGGAGTTGGAGAAGGACCCGCTCTGGAAGGCCTACGAGCAGAGCCGCGACGCCATCAGCGACTTCGAGCCGAAGAGCATCTCCGGGATGCTGGCGAAGGCGCACGCCGCGAAGGCCGAGGCCGCCAACAAGGACGGCACCGAGAACCCGGACGGCACGATGGCCGCAACTTGGTCCTGGGATCTGGTGAACGACCTGCTGCGGCTGTTCGGGACGCCGGAGGTTGTCGCTGCGCCGCAGTCTCACGAAACCACGGCGCCGGGCCTGTCGATTACGACGATGGCCCATCGCATGCGCGAACTCAGCGTCCAGTATAACCGTCACGATGGGCTGGCGACTGAGGCTGAGCCGAATTCCGGTAAGCGGCGTACTCACGATGCCGCCCGTAATCGCGTCTACGCACAAGAGGAGGCGCTGGAGGCGCTGATCCGGGCAACTCCCGCAACAACCGTGACGGAGGCCGTACTCCGTCTCCGCTGCATCGGCAGCGAGATCAACAATCTCACTGGCTTCAAACTCACCCCAGCCGTGGAGGAAGAATTATCCGAAGCCGTGGACCAGCTCTGTGCTGCGCTGGCCGGGCTGTCCCGCCTGACCGGGGTGAAAGACGACGACCTCGGCACCCGCGCCCTTAGCTTTGGCGCGCATGCGATGAACCACCCGGCGGAGGGGGAAATCCTGTGACCCACCCCTTCGCAATGAACACCCCTCCGCTTTCGGCGGAGGAACTGCTCAACGCCGCTATCCACCTCGGCTCGGCCGAAGCAAAGATCGTGGTCGCCGATGCCGCACGCTGGTCGCGTCAGCATCAGGCTGATGTGGTCTCGTTGCAGGCGGTGGGGGAATGGACCCTGTCTCAGCACATCGAGAGGGTGCTGGAGCCCGTCATCACCGACGAGGCGCTTCTACGGCACATGAGCGATATCCTGGCCGCGGATGCCTTCGATGGCGCCCGCGAAGACCCGGAGGGCGACCTGGGCCTGATCGCCATCAGCGACAGGGCACTGGACTACCTGCACAGCCTGTTCGTGGTGCAGGCCTCCGAAGCGCGCCGGAAGAAGGACCCCGATGGCGCCCGGTTCGCCTGCGACATCTGCGAATGCATCTGCGAACAGCCGGGAGCGGTGGCTATGATGCACTCCGCGCTCTGCCCATTGCTCGGCCACAACTGGCGTCAGGAGGACGGCATCTGATGCCCGAGATCCACATGGACCCCGACCCCTACTATCCCGACGACGTGCTGCTGGAACGCGCCCTGGCAAACGGGACCGTCGAGAAGCTGATCGCGACGCTGGACAACGAAGACCTGACCCAGATCTGGCTCAACACCAGCACGGAAGGGGTGCTTCTGGTGGAGCGGGATTTCCACCGGCTCCTGGTGATGGGGCTGGAGGCCCTGCGG from Roseomonas gilardii includes the following:
- a CDS encoding DEAD/DEAH box helicase, coding for MSAALQIPRITPGAILGPATSLRGYQSEMVGNIQVEFRNDIRRVLAVLATGGGKTRIFAYTTAATAARGKRVLILAHRKELIRQASEKLREAGVPQHGIVSPDFPMTNDPVQVASVQTLARRLGQPGLEHFDLIIADEAHHAVAGQWKTILEAYPKAFVLGVTATPERGDGKGLGVEAGGIFERMVTGPSIGWLIEQGYLCPSVVYAPQQGGPDLSGVRTMGGDFEAAALAEAMDRPSITGDAVEHYRRLASGRPAVAFCASVYHAEKVAEAFRAAGFRARAASGKTPAEERDAAINGLATGAVEVLCSCDLISEGLDVPAVACVILLRPTQSVGLFMQQIGRGMRPAPGKNHLIILDHAGNTLRHGMPDEAREWSLAGRKKKKGKPPTFAIKQCPHCFAMHRPAPKCPECGHIYETQVREVEEVAGELVALTPERLAEMRDTPTRDLLRPGISLDELRLIQRVKQYKPGWIYFVQRELRAEAEAKAQRGMMP
- a CDS encoding helix-turn-helix domain-containing protein, with amino-acid sequence MKTPQNTIRALRQERGWSQAALAEKLGTSQSQVDRLEKGDRRLTVDWLERIAQAFGTTTEALLGGATASDRNLYALPLETVRLPVLMGKPSGRARPFGHVPFYSARNSKNDPRLIRITAHPEGVLPLQGPILMVPNLIVISALDHSSLPENDRFHLDDPIFVELTRPPQRDDYGLFQIARDEQPTDEYLIAHYGEAYPPFESDAPYSYAAHSRIVPWREAMGLPPGWASSQVIRD
- a CDS encoding helix-turn-helix domain-containing protein; amino-acid sequence: MNLQSFLVAEKLTESAFAALVGVSQGTINRYARGLRFPRPKHMEAIERVTQGRVTAADMFRFWRSNSATERRASSPVGSAQHRLAG